The Oxyura jamaicensis isolate SHBP4307 breed ruddy duck chromosome 4 unlocalized genomic scaffold, BPBGC_Ojam_1.0 oxy4_random_OJ62021, whole genome shotgun sequence genome segment AGGCTGATGCTTGCCATAGACTACGTGAGCGTCATTCGCTACCTGCACAGCAGCCCTCTGGGCACCTTAGTGATGTGCGATTCAAATGATCTGGACAAGGTGCTCTCTCAGTACCTCCTGACAAGTGACTTTCACATCCTGGTGAATGATTTGGATGCTCTGCCTCTTGTGAACAAGAGCAGTGGCACACTGGTGAAGTGTGGTCATCGGGAGCTGCGGGGCGAGTTTGTAGCTCCTGAGCAGCGGTGGCCCTATGGAGAGGATGTGCCGTTCGATGATGACCTCATGCCTCCCTATGATGAGAAAACAGACATCTGGAAAATCCCAGATGTCTCCAATTTTTTACTGGGCCACGTTGAAGGGAGTGACATTGTGCGACTGCATTTGTTTGACATCCACGCAGCATGTAAGAAGAAGGACCCAGCCAAAAGGCCTTCTGCCCAAGAGATCTTAGACACCTACAGGAAAGTTTTAACTCTGCTGATTCGGGAGGTGGCCATGCCTGGTACTAGGGAAATGCTATAGTGAATCATGAGACAAACGCTAGACTGAAGTTgatgttcttatttatttagcCTGCCTGAAGGGCAAAACCTCTGTCCTCgaaactgagaaaattaaaaaaaaaaaaaagactttgtacTTTTACCTTTTGATTAAAAGTTATCCACCCAATGCTGGAGCAGTGCAAGTTTTCCATTGACATGTTTGATCTATcactggaagaggaggagggagaggaattAAGTTGCATGAGTATGGGGGAAAATTCGTCCCTCaagaaacagaagttttcttttgtgaCATTTACATGAAAACTcttaatacacacacacacacaaaacattttcacagacaaaagttctttaaaaaagaaatactggcCCACTTAAACTGATTGGCACAGGACTGGGGAGCAGAGACCATGGCATGCCCCTCTCACGATCTGTGCTGATTCCAGTGGCTTTGGCCCATGTCTTCTCCACAAAGCCCTCACTCACTTCCCTGTGGAGTAAAAGCAGTGGTCACTCAACAATGAGTACACTTCAGTTCACTTCAAATTTTGGTGAACCCTGATGCCAGATTCCCAACCACTGtgcccagcctccctgctggaTGGGGAATAAGGCTGCTTTTAGAGAGATGCAGCCATTGCCCTGCGGGCCCCATGCCCCACTAAACAGGCATGTCACTATTTTGTAAGCAAGCAGATGATGCAGCTCCCACAGAGACTGCTTAAAGATGCATTGCCCTCATTTTCAAGCATTTGTCCTCATAGTGTTCTCAGCATGGCCCTCTGCAT includes the following:
- the POMK gene encoding protein O-mannose kinase, which codes for MEKKPHLAKRDLPPREAAAVLLVLLVVLLNALLYLYLSDLHGSSGRAETDPSLCPFGYFKLGSVKNCSPWLSCEAINREVRKLKCVGEGAVKKVFLSEWKENKVVLSQLTNIELKEDFLHGLKMLKALQSRHVVRLLGYCEKQFTILTEYHPLGSLRGLNETLHIPKYKGMNTWHRRLMLAIDYVSVIRYLHSSPLGTLVMCDSNDLDKVLSQYLLTSDFHILVNDLDALPLVNKSSGTLVKCGHRELRGEFVAPEQRWPYGEDVPFDDDLMPPYDEKTDIWKIPDVSNFLLGHVEGSDIVRLHLFDIHAACKKKDPAKRPSAQEILDTYRKVLTLLIREVAMPGTREML